In the Podospora bellae-mahoneyi strain CBS 112042 chromosome 4, whole genome shotgun sequence genome, one interval contains:
- a CDS encoding hypothetical protein (EggNog:ENOG503P6SM) — protein MAKDDIPRLSHLDRPEKLEDLLKQDRDDDCLSCRIVGGGAFLGLAGYSYLSGQQQLQAQEAAILASKSRFGMRSRSAAITGLSLGLAYLGLYRLFK, from the exons ATGGCCAAAGACGACATCCCACGCCTCTCCCATCTCGACAGGCCCGAGAAGCTTGAGGATCTGCTCAAGCAAGACAGAGATGACGACTGCCTTTCGTGCAGGATAGTGG GCGGCGGTGCATTCTTGGGTCTTGCTGGTTACAGCTATCTCTCCGGTCAGCAACAATTACAAGCACAAGAGGCTGCCATCTTGGCTTCAAAATCGAGATTTGGTATGCGCAGCAGGAGTGCCGCCATCACGGGTCTCTCGTTAGGATTGGCCTATCTGGGTCTGTATAGGCTGTTTAAATGA